A single genomic interval of Gossypium raimondii isolate GPD5lz chromosome 11, ASM2569854v1, whole genome shotgun sequence harbors:
- the LOC105801393 gene encoding uncharacterized protein LOC105801393, which translates to MGLLHYFLGLKVHQAEDGIFISQGKYAKDLLSKFGRLNCKPAITPMNINEKLQQEDRGEMADAKRLCGFTESDWASSLDDRRSVSANVFTLGSRVTTWSSKKQATAALSTSEAEYIAATSAACQAIWLRRVLADLQHEKKGATKIFCDNKATITMTKNPTFHGRKKHIGICYHFIRDLVAKEEITLEYCSTQDQLTDVPTKSLPKEKFCYFRALLGASGRGWLVSESRWRRWLRAKLGAAMAEDQRYNMGVIPTRKSLALCDWLSVSCFCRRRLSTVLVHLKFAEHLKEAVTNVEQGHIRVGPETVTDPAFLVTRNMEDFITWVDTSKIRRKVLEYNEKLDDYDAMN; encoded by the exons ATGGGTCTATTGCATTATTTCCTTGGTCTTAAAGTTCATCAGGCTGAAGATGGTATTTTTATCTCACAAGGAAAATATGCCAAGGACCTTCTCAGTAAGTTTGGCAGGCTTAATTGTAAGCCTGCAATTACACCCATGAATATTAATGAGAAATTGCAACAAGAAGATAGAGGAGAAATGGCAGATGCTAAAAG ATTGTGTGGGTTCACAGAAAGTGATTGGGCAAGTTCGTTGGATGATAGACGAAGTGTTTCAGCAAATGTTTTCACTCTAGGTTCGAGAGTGACCACCTGGAGTTCGAAAAAGCAAGCTACAGCAGCATTGTCAACTTCAGAAGCTGAGTATATAGCAGCAACCTCAGCAGCTTGTCAAGCTATTTGGCTAAGAAGAGTGTTAGCAGATCTTCAACATGAGAAAAAGGGAGCAACGAAAATATTTTGTGACAACAAAGCAACTATTACCATGACAAAAAATCCAACATTCCATGGCAGAAAGAAACATATAGGCATTTGCTATCATTTTATACGCGATCTGGTTGCAAAGGAGGAGATAACATTGGAATATTGTAGCACTCAAGATCAGCTGACAGATGTGCCGACCAAGTCATTGCCCAAAGagaagttttgttattttagagcCTTACTTG GTGCAAGTGGACGGGGGTGGTTGGTGTCAGAGAGCAGGTGGCGTCGGTGGCTGCGAGCAAAGCTAGGAGCGGCGATGGCAGAAGACCAAAG ATACAATATGGGTGTAATCCCAACCAGGAAAAGCTTGGCTCTATGCGATTGGTTATCAGTGTCATGTTTTTGTAG GCGTAGGCTCTCAACTGTGTTGGTGCACCTAAAGTTTGCAGAACACTTGAAAGAAGCAGTCACGAACGTTGAGCAGGGACACATTCGTGTCGGTCCAGAGACAGTGACAGACCCTGCATTCCTTGTAACAAGGAACATGGAAGACTTCATTACATGGGTAGACACGTCGAAAATACGGAGGAAGGTGTTGGAATACAATGAGAAGTTGGATGATTATGATGCAATGAACTGA